Proteins from a single region of Gordonia hongkongensis:
- a CDS encoding oxidoreductase — MSGWTTADVTDQTGRTFVVTGANSGLGYQTAKVLVRAGAEVVLACRNTAKADAVASELGPKATVAKLDLADLESVRAFAAGVTGADVLINNAGLMAVPFRRTTDGFEMQIGTNHLGHFALTALLLPKITERVVTVSSTMHQIGDIQLDDLNWEQRRYRRWRAYGDSKMANLMFGKELAARLAAAGSSKKSLIAHPGYASTELQGRSENFSDFFAKLGNKLPIAQPAADGALPQLYAATLPDARSGTFYGPTQFFGMRGAPGRSDYKKAADDVEFRTALWEESERLTGEKFDVGAVG; from the coding sequence ATGAGTGGTTGGACGACAGCGGACGTGACGGACCAGACGGGCCGGACGTTCGTGGTGACCGGTGCCAACAGCGGACTCGGGTATCAGACCGCGAAGGTGCTCGTCCGCGCCGGTGCCGAGGTGGTGCTGGCGTGCCGCAACACTGCCAAGGCCGATGCCGTGGCGTCGGAGCTGGGGCCGAAGGCGACCGTCGCCAAACTGGACCTCGCCGACCTCGAATCCGTGCGCGCCTTCGCCGCCGGGGTGACCGGCGCCGACGTGCTGATCAACAATGCGGGACTGATGGCGGTCCCATTCCGACGCACCACCGACGGTTTCGAGATGCAGATCGGCACCAATCATCTCGGCCATTTCGCCCTCACGGCGCTGCTGCTGCCGAAGATCACCGAACGGGTGGTCACCGTGTCGTCGACGATGCACCAGATCGGCGACATCCAGCTCGACGACCTGAACTGGGAACAACGCCGCTACCGGCGCTGGCGGGCCTACGGCGACTCCAAGATGGCCAACCTGATGTTCGGCAAGGAGCTCGCCGCACGGCTGGCGGCGGCCGGGTCGTCGAAGAAGTCGTTGATCGCCCATCCGGGTTACGCCTCAACGGAATTGCAGGGCAGAAGCGAGAACTTCTCCGACTTCTTCGCGAAGCTGGGCAACAAGCTGCCGATCGCCCAGCCGGCGGCCGACGGGGCGCTGCCCCAGCTGTACGCGGCGACCCTGCCGGATGCGAGATCCGGGACGTTCTACGGGCCGACGCAGTTCTTCGGGATGCGCGGCGCCCCCGGACGCAGCGATTACAAGAAAGCTGCCGACGACGTCGAGTTCCGGACCGCGCTCTGGGAGGAATCGGAGCGGCTCACGGGGGAGAAGTTCGACGTCGGGGCCGTCGGCTGA
- a CDS encoding alpha-ketoglutarate-dependent dioxygenase AlkB — MSLGTQGSLFSEQAAEPTLGDLSTSISRRPLTEGAWVDLCPGWISGADELFDRLRECVPWRAERRRMYERVVEVPRLVSIHQADDRFPDPIITGARAALTEHYRAELPEGFATAGISLYRDGNDSVAWHGDRIGRASTHDTMVAIISLGSPRPLMLRPRGGGRSLKFTLSSGDLLVMGGSCQRTWEHAVPKVRGVGARISIQLRPPGVW, encoded by the coding sequence ATGTCTCTCGGCACCCAGGGCTCTTTGTTCTCCGAGCAGGCTGCAGAGCCGACGCTCGGCGACCTGTCGACATCGATCTCGCGCCGTCCGCTGACCGAGGGGGCGTGGGTCGACCTGTGTCCCGGTTGGATCAGTGGTGCCGACGAGCTCTTCGACCGCCTCCGCGAGTGCGTCCCCTGGCGGGCCGAGCGTCGTCGTATGTACGAGCGGGTGGTCGAGGTCCCGCGGCTCGTCTCGATCCACCAGGCCGATGACCGATTCCCCGACCCGATCATCACCGGCGCACGCGCCGCATTGACCGAGCACTACCGCGCCGAACTGCCGGAGGGATTCGCGACTGCCGGGATCAGCCTCTATCGCGACGGCAATGACTCGGTTGCGTGGCACGGCGATCGCATCGGCCGGGCATCCACACACGACACGATGGTCGCCATCATCTCGCTCGGTTCACCTCGGCCACTGATGCTCAGACCCCGCGGTGGCGGGCGGTCACTGAAATTCACGCTGTCGTCGGGCGACCTACTCGTCATGGGCGGCAGTTGTCAGCGCACCTGGGAGCACGCGGTTCCCAAGGTGCGCGGCGTCGGTGCCCGGATCAGCATTCAACTGCGGCCGCCCGGGGTGTGGTGA
- a CDS encoding GIY-YIG nuclease family protein translates to MSGFLYILECSDGTLYVGSTRNVEHRVDQHQTGNGSRYTRPRRPVRLVFQQEFPNIGEAYAAERRVHGWSRAKRSALVAGRFDLLPELSRTNPG, encoded by the coding sequence ATGAGTGGCTTTCTCTACATCCTCGAATGTTCCGACGGCACGCTGTACGTCGGGAGCACTCGGAACGTCGAGCATCGAGTCGACCAGCACCAGACCGGAAACGGCTCGCGCTACACGCGTCCTCGTCGGCCGGTCCGGCTCGTATTCCAGCAGGAGTTTCCCAACATCGGCGAGGCTTACGCGGCCGAGCGCCGTGTCCACGGCTGGTCTCGCGCGAAACGGTCCGCCCTCGTCGCAGGACGGTTCGACCTGCTTCCGGAACTGTCGCGCACGAATCCTGGATAA